ATCAGGCTGACTTTGATGGTGCTGCAGAAgatgtaaaaaaattaaaaacaagacCAACTGATGAAGAACTGAAGGAACTGTATGGATTCTACAAACAGGCTACTGTTGGAGATATTAATATTGGTATTACTATATATACTTCACATTTAATCACATGTCTTGATAAAATCAGTCTAATGTGATGTAAATCTGCATGATAACCAAAGCTATGCATTTATTTTGACAGAATGTCCGGGAATGCTAGATTTGAAAGGCAAAGCCAAATGGGAGGCATGGAACCTGAAAAAAGGTGTTACACCAATTAAATTTTCATCCTGTAGTCAAGTTTATAGGATGACAACTGAGAAAGATAATTATGCCTACTTTCCTTTGCAGGTTTATCAAAGGAGGATGCCATGAATGCCTATATCTCTAAAGCAAGAGCAATGGTAGAAAAATATGGGATCTAGAATATTCAAAATAATTCCCACTAATACTTAACTCTTCAGTAGCTAATGAACTAACTCTGTTGAGAAAAATGCAATACTAACTCCTCAGTGAGGTCTGACACTAATATCTTCTAAGCATAAGCTGTTTGACTGTAAAGGGTATTTACATATATAATCTATTTCTAGCTTGTATATGAATCTAAATAAATTTGAACTGAATAAATGAAGCTTTCTATGAGAATTATGGATTTTTGTGGGTATTAAATTATATTTAGCATTTTGATAGGAGCGGACAAACAGAAGCTCTAACAGTAAAATAACATAGACATAATGCTTTTGCAAACAGGGTTATGGAATAAAGTGAAGAGTTTGTACACATgtaagagaagaaggaaaagatgaAACCTTTGTTAAGACCCAAAGCCTATGTTTGTTTTCAAAACATCAGGAAAACATCCCCTTATAAAGGATTACAGAGGAACAGAACAACTTTGAGGCATAACTGCAATGTAGAGAAAGAAGTGATTTATTACAAATTGCTGTGGACCAACCTTACACTGCTATTAAAAATTGTGAGAAATACTCATAGACCATTTTCTATGCTTCTTGTCATGTGTTTTATCAAGAAGCTTTCATTAGAGGGTTTCAGCAGATAAAGGTGATCTCCAGGAAGCTCATAAAAGGAAGTATCTCCACTCGTTAGTTCTTGCCAACCTAAAAAAGATATTTGACCTGTCAGAAAAATGTCAGCTATTGTGATCATTTTGTATAACTATTTCAAAACTataatttaataattattttaaatccCATATCAACTTTTTGGTTCATATATTGAAACTACTCAGTTGATTTGTTTCCTTTAAGAAGGAAGTAGACTCTAGAAAACTCTAATTAACAGGTGTAATACAACAAGAAAATGTGTAAGTATAAGAGGAAAACCATTTACGCAAAGTACCTTTTGCATCATATATTTTATCATCAGACCCACAAAAGTAGGTAATATCACAGGAGAAGGGGATATTCAGTTCTGTCTTCTCAAATCTGTGAACATAAAAGTAATCATAAAACATTCCATAAGATACATATATTTTGAATTTGCTTCCACATACAAAAAAGGTTTTTTGTTCTTCTCCAAAATGTAACAAATTTCAGGAGTTAGATTATACAGAACATTGGGAGAAGGAAATACTCTGTAAGTTTCTTAGCTCCTTGCCCTACTGTAATTAGATATAAAATTGTAAGGAAAGAATGACCCaatatttagggggaaaaaagagcttcAACCTGCAATAAATATTCTCACCTACAATAAATAATGATGTTACCTACTTATATACAAGTTTGAACATTTCAGCATCTTTCAGTGTCAGATTCCTATGACCAAAATGGGTCCCACATCCAAGAGTGTTTTTGCCAAGGTAAGAAGCCTAAACCACTCAGCTACATGAGCTGTCATGTCATGTAGGGCACCCAGACAGCCATGTCAGGAAGACGGTGGCTGTCTGGGTGCCCAGAACACAGGATTCTGGTTTTTGGTCAGGCTAGAGGACCTTGGATCTGGAGGCTGAATGCAGTGTTCCTGAAGCATGATGAGCTGAGGTTGTTAGCCTCAGAGAACAATAAAAGACACAAGAATATTCCCTTTTAGTAGCTGCTAACTTCAGATGGTAGGTAGAACTGTAATTCTGCCATGACAGGTTCACTACTTCAGTAACAGTTGTGGTTGCTGCAGTAAGCAGTGTTTCATCTAGGGCGTAAATAACAGAAAACAAATAGGAAAGCACACAAAGGAAAAGAACCCTATGTTTACTGTTTCTTATTCTTTCTATAACAGAAATGAGAACAAGTtactaagaaagaaaaaagagaacttAACATGATCAAACACAAGTAAAAATGTAAAATACAAATACAGAAGTAATACAAACTTGTAAAACTTACGAACACGTCTGAAAAAGTTTGGCGTCTTCTTTGAAAGTAAGCGCCGTATCCCTCCAAAGGTCTTCATCATGTGGAAGCTCAAAATTTCCTCCTAGAATCTCCATAATTGCAAGAAGGTCATTGGGTCCATCAGGTAGGACTATGCTTTTGACAGCAAGATATGCTGCAGACTGTCAGTACCAAACAAAGCAGATCAGATGTTGTATATAATATACTTTGAATAACTTTTCCAGTAAAATTAATTTAGTAAAAAGTACAATAACTTTCCATCTCCAGAATATGATGGCTGATTTGTTTAACATTCACATTGTTCAAGCTTGACTCTTACTATTAAAATACAACTAGTAAAATAAtctaagagaaagaaaaatctaGCAGTGGACATAAACCTGGCTAATGTAGGACAAAGAGACAACTGATTATGGCAATTTGTGGAAACAACAATTGCTTCCACGAATCACTAGCTCATACTCAGGACTGCTAAGCCTTAGAAACTGAAGAACAGAAACAGCAAATGCTGACTGAGGACAGGACTGGAAAAATGCCACTTCACTACTGTTTTTCTGAGAAAGACTATCAGAACCAGCAGAACCTCAGAAAAAACTGATTAAAATCATACAAAGaatgaggagagagaaaaaaaatggacAAATGTATTGAGGGCTGATACAGCGGGTTTATGAAAGACTTGGTAAAGACAGTCACTTCACACACATTACACAGAAAGGAGGACCACTTAGAATTTGGGTTTGATTATTTTTGAGTGTTAAGCCAATGGTCATACTAAATGACAGAATATTCAAAAAAATTTTGTTTAAGGATTAGTTAGTTTAAGCATTAATTAGTTCCAACATTAGTAAAGGAGATTGTTCTCCCAAGGCTAAGGTTAGCAGCAGCGAATATTATGTATTCTGCATCAACCTCAGAACAATTTTCACTTCATAGATTCTGAAGAAATgctgattttttaaattaaaataccaTACTGTTACCATACTGCATACCATACTGTAAAATATTATTCTTACTCTTAGTAGCTAATTTATGGTTCTGTTTCATAATGTTAATGATTCTGTAGCTTACATTTGGGGAGTGTGCTGCTGACATGAAAAGATGGACTGGCTCCAGTCCatacttttttttcagatgaagTGCGACAGCAAAACTCATGTAAGTTCCAAAACTGCAGCAAAACAAGAAATTAAAGCAAAGTAAGTAAAAATGTACATAAAACCTGGAAAATAGAAACATAATTTTAATTTCATTGCTAACTGGCTATCTTGAACAATTGCTGAAATGGTATATGATATGCAGATTATAATGATATTAGTTTATTGACATGAAGTATATTCCTACACAGTCTAATTTTGCAAATAAGGCCTTTTcatattatctttcttttaataGTCTCCTTAATTTTCAATAAGTGCAGTTATTTTTAGTACTTGGGACTCAACAATCTTTAAAATCTGTGTTTCATTAATGATTCAACCCCTTCATTCATATAGATCAAGCACTGGCACAAATATTAACAATAAATGCAATTATGATTGATTCGAAACACATGCTCAGATGTTGCACCTGAAAGTATAAATAAATAACCAGAGTCTTTGAGAGCAACTGCATGTTTTAGGATGACTTGACAGAACATCCTTGCAGAAGCATATTTCTCCTAAAGGTTTTGCAAATACAAACAAGTAACACTCTACTCCTAGAGCTCAGCAATAGAAGCTCTGTCACCAGGGTATCtaaaaatgtatatatttttacCTGTGACCAAAAAATGCAAATGGTTTTTCTTTCAATTCTTTTAACAAAACACTTGTAATTTCATTAACTACACTTGTCATGTCTTTTGCAAAAGGCTCTTCAAGACGAGTTTCTCTTCCAGGAAGCCTTATACAGAACACTGCAGAGGAggtgaaggaagggagggaaaagaaTTATAGGTATTTCAAATAGATacagtaaaataattttaattaagtTTTTTATTATTCTGCAAAATATACATACTATTTTAATTAATCCTTCTTAGAGTTGATCCTGTGCACTTGCTTGCTGTTGCTGCCACTGTGATTTAATCCTTCAAGAGATTAGGTTTCCACCCTTCCTTTAGTCCCAAATGTTGCCCCTCCTGCTGATCTGATTGCTAAATGCCTTGAGTCAGAATCCACAAGATCCTGATTTTAGCTGAGATTTGAAAGCAACTTTATTGTTATAAGTTTTAATAACAACCACAAATTCATTAATTTCAATAATAGTAAGTTTGAGAGTTGTGTAAAATATATCATTTCAAGGGCAGCATTAGTAAGTGAAACTATATTAGAGTTGTACAATCCTTGTTTTCGGCTTTGTCAGCTCTTCACCACTGCACATTGGAAAACATGGAATCATAGTGCAAATTAGTGGATGTTTGTATTTATAGTTACATTTAtagttatttatatttatagagAAGGAAATTTACAtgcttttctgttttcctttcaaaGCTGAGGATTTTCCTCTCACTGTTTAGTGAAAGTAAGGAATGAATAGATCAGCAAATATGTTGATTTTTTTCAAATCTCCTTGACATCATGCATACTGCTAGTTATGTAGAAGTAATGGGTCAGACACAAAGAGACAGACTGTTCTAGAAGAGACAGACTAAACCACAACCTAATACCATAGATATGAGTACAGAAAAGTTTGCATCTTCTATACTTTCTGCAGAAACCATCCCTGAAAGAACATGCTGTGCCCTGACTTTATTTGTCTGCATCTGTAGTTGGTCCTAGGCCATTTCCTTAGTAACTTTCTTGGAAGTACTGCCAGTGGACAAaaactttttctttcttgttttttgttttttcccctatttCCAAGGAAGATTCAACATGCAACTGCTCACCAGAAAGTATATTTGCATTTAGAGGACTGGCAAAACTGCAGTGGCAATGTTCATGAATATgaaattgttttttctttgtgGAAGGTTTGGAAAATGGCCTTGGTTCCTCTTCAAATAGGTCAAGCAATGGATTTTTTTAGTGGTGATATATCTTGTGAGCAATGAGAATTACTTCATAGTGTAACTAAACATCATTTCACTGTTATAAAATTCATAGattaaatttcagttttgatACAAGAAGTACAAACGCTGGATAAGGGATACTCTGTAGCCTCTCAAAATTAAAAACAGTTCTCATATCTTCACTCTTAACCTTGCTGAAGACTGGTTTATCAACAATATTCTATGTAGT
The sequence above is drawn from the Melospiza melodia melodia isolate bMelMel2 chromosome 1, bMelMel2.pri, whole genome shotgun sequence genome and encodes:
- the ACBD7 gene encoding acyl-CoA-binding domain-containing protein 7, with product MTLQADFDGAAEDVKKLKTRPTDEELKELYGFYKQATVGDINIECPGMLDLKGKAKWEAWNLKKGLSKEDAMNAYISKARAMVEKYGI
- the OLAH gene encoding S-acyl fatty acid synthase thioesterase, medium chain, which codes for MEKLVACVQKKPDAVCRLICFPWAGSGTSQLAQWGRLFNDSVEVFCIRLPGRETRLEEPFAKDMTSVVNEITSVLLKELKEKPFAFFGHSFGTYMSFAVALHLKKKYGLEPVHLFMSAAHSPNSAAYLAVKSIVLPDGPNDLLAIMEILGGNFELPHDEDLWRDTALTFKEDAKLFQTCSFEKTELNIPFSCDITYFCGSDDKIYDAKGWQELTSGDTSFYELPGDHLYLLKPSNESFLIKHMTRSIENGL